In Marinibacterium anthonyi, the DNA window GGTGCGCGACATGTTCCCCGACACCCGCCTCGTGCGCTGCTTCTCCGCCGTCGATGCCACCTGCATCGAAGAAGGCCATGGATATGGCGAGGCAGGTCCGCTGGGCGTGCCGCTCGCCTCGGACGACGCGGACGCGCTTGCCACCGTCTGCGCCCTTGTTCGCGATGCGGACTGCGTGCCGGTCCCCACCGGCCCCCTTGAAACGGCCAGACTTTTCCAGCGAGGCGCCGCCGCCTTTCGCGCAAACACCAATGCCGCCCGGCTGCGGGACCTGATGGGTCTCGCGCAGGCGGCCTGAAAGAACAGATCATGACATCCGAACCGACGCGCCATCCGCGCGCCATCCTCGCAATCATCCTTGTCAGTTACCTGATGATCATCCTCGACGTGTCCATCGTCATCACCGGCCTGCCGCTGATCCAGAAAGACCTGGGCTTCAGTCAGGCGCAGTTGAGCTGGGTTCAGTCGATCTATACGCTGGCCTTCGGTGGCTTCCTGCTGCTGGGGGCCCGCGCCGGCGACATCCTTGGACGGCGCAAGACGTTTCAGGCCGGGCTGGTGATCTTCACCGTGGCGTCCCTGTTCATCGGCATCGCGCAGAGCGCGGCCTGGATGATCGCCGCGCGCGGTGTGCAGGGCTTTGGCGCGGCCATCCTTGCCCCCTCGACGCTGGCGCTCTTGTCCTATTCCTTTCCGGAGGGGCGCGAACGCACGCGGGCAACGGCCTGGTATGGCTCCGCCGCGGGCATCGGCGCGGCCTGCGGGCTGGTTCTGGGCGGGGTGCTGGCGCAGACCCTGTCCTGGCGCGTGGGGTTCTTCATCAACCTGCCCGTGGGGGTGGGGATGATCGTCCTTGGCGCGCGCTATGTCGAGGAAACCGCACCGACGCCGGGCCGCTTCGATCTGCCTGGAGCCATGCTGTCCACGCTTGGCTTCGGCGCGCTGATCTGGGGCGTTCTCGAGACCGCCGAGCGGGGATGGGAATACACCCCGGCGCTCTGGGCCATCGGCATCGGCTTTGCGGTGATCGCCGCCTTCGTGGCGCACGAGACGCGCGCCGCGCAGCCGATCATGCCGCTGCGGCTTTTCGACAGCCGTGAACGGGTCGGGGCCTACATGGCGCGTTTCCTCTATCTTGCGGCAATGGTCGGTTTCTTCTTTTTCTCGACGCAGTTCATGCAGGATGTCGATGGGTTCACGCCGTTGCAGGCGGGGCTGGGGTTCCTGCCGATGACCCTGGTGAACTTCCTCGTGGCGACACGGGTGCCGGACCTTACCGACAGAATGGGCAACCGGGCGCTGATGCTGCTGGGTATCGCCGTGACAGCCTTCGGCATGGGCTGGCTTGCGCAGGCCGAGGCCGGTGGCGGCTATGTCGTGAACATCGCCCTGCCGATGGCGCTGATCGGTGCGGGACAGGGGTTCTGCTTCGGCCCGCTGACGGCAAGCGGCATCGCGGGCACCCGCAAGGAGGATGCGGGCGCCGCCTCGGGCCTCGTGAACGTGGCGCACCAGATGGGAATGTCGTTCGGCCTTGCCCTGCTGGTCGCGGCGGGCGCGATGTTCGGCGGCGAGAGCTTTGCCGACAGCTACCACGCGGCAATGACCACCGGCGCGGTCCTGCTGGCTCTGTCCTACCTGTCGGTCTGGACGCTGATCCCGGCCCGCGCAAAGGCGCCCGCTGTGGCGCAATGATCGATTTATGCGGCAGGGCGATAGGGCCTTGCTGCATCTCTGCATAGTTAATCCGCCACGGCGCCATACCTCATGTGCATGAGACAGAACGGGCCGCCAAGGCCATTCCGACAGGAAGGATGACCCCATGTCCCCACCCATCGAATTCCGACTCCGCCGCCGCGTGTTCCTGACCGGGACCGCCGTTGCAGCTGTGTCCACCGGTTTGCGGGCCGGCGCCGGCGCGGCACAGTCCGCCACGCCGGCAATGCCCGGTGCCGACACCAGCACCGTCACCCTGATGGTCAACGGCGAAGCCCGCGAGATCACGGTCGACAACCGCACCACTCTGCTGGACGCCTTGCGCGAGACCCTGCAATTGACCGGCACCAAGAAGGGCTGCGACCACGGCCAGTGCGGGGCCTGCACCTGCACGGTGAACGGCACCCGTGTGAACTCGTGCCTGTCGCTTGCCGTCATGCATGACGGCGACGAGGTCGAGACCATCGAAGGCATCGGCACGCCGGACCGGATGGATCCGATGCAGGCGGCCTTTGTCGAACACGACGGCTTCCAGTGTGGCTACTGCACCCCGGGCCAGATCCAATCGGGGCGCGCCGTGATCGACGAGATCCGCGCCGGCATCCCCTCCCATGTCACCGGAGACCTGACCGCCGAGATCGCCATCACCGACGCCGAGATCCGCGAGCGGATGTCCGGCAACATCTGCCGCTGCGGGGCCTATGCCAACATCCTCGCCGCCATCACCCAGGTTGCGGAGGACCAGGCATGAGAGCGTTTTCCTACGAGAAACCCACGGATGTGGCCGCGGCCGCGGCGCGTGCGGCCGAGGTCGAGGGCGCAAAGTTCCTTGCCGGCGGCACCAACCTGCTCGACCTGATGAAGCTCGAGATCGAGACGCCGGTGCATCTGATCGACGTGAACGGCCTCGGGCTCGACGAGATCACGGAAACCCAGGACGGCGGCCTGCGCATCGGGACGCTGGTGTCCAACACCGCGCTGTCGGCCGATGCCCGCATCCGCCGCGACTACCCCCTGCTGACCCGCGCGATCGCGGCCGGTGCCAGCGGCCAGCTGCGCAACAAGGCCACCACGGGCGGCAACCTGCTGCAACGCACCCGCTGCCCGTATTTCTATGACACGGCGATGCCCTGCAACAAACGGGTTCCCGGTTCCGGCTGCGGTGCCCTGACCGAAGGGGCCTTCTCGCGCCAGCTCGGCGTGATCGGCACCTCGGATGCCTGCATCGCGACGCATCCCAGTGACATGGCCGTCGCCATGCGCGCGCTGGATGCCGTGGTCGAGACGGTCACCCCCAACGGCATGACCCGCCAGATCGCGCTGGAAGA includes these proteins:
- the stp gene encoding Spectinomycin tetracycline efflux pump, encoding MTSEPTRHPRAILAIILVSYLMIILDVSIVITGLPLIQKDLGFSQAQLSWVQSIYTLAFGGFLLLGARAGDILGRRKTFQAGLVIFTVASLFIGIAQSAAWMIAARGVQGFGAAILAPSTLALLSYSFPEGRERTRATAWYGSAAGIGAACGLVLGGVLAQTLSWRVGFFINLPVGVGMIVLGARYVEETAPTPGRFDLPGAMLSTLGFGALIWGVLETAERGWEYTPALWAIGIGFAVIAAFVAHETRAAQPIMPLRLFDSRERVGAYMARFLYLAAMVGFFFFSTQFMQDVDGFTPLQAGLGFLPMTLVNFLVATRVPDLTDRMGNRALMLLGIAVTAFGMGWLAQAEAGGGYVVNIALPMALIGAGQGFCFGPLTASGIAGTRKEDAGAASGLVNVAHQMGMSFGLALLVAAGAMFGGESFADSYHAAMTTGAVLLALSYLSVWTLIPARAKAPAVAQ
- the cdhC_1 gene encoding Caffeine dehydrogenase subunit gamma — protein: MSPPIEFRLRRRVFLTGTAVAAVSTGLRAGAGAAQSATPAMPGADTSTVTLMVNGEAREITVDNRTTLLDALRETLQLTGTKKGCDHGQCGACTCTVNGTRVNSCLSLAVMHDGDEVETIEGIGTPDRMDPMQAAFVEHDGFQCGYCTPGQIQSGRAVIDEIRAGIPSHVTGDLTAEIAITDAEIRERMSGNICRCGAYANILAAITQVAEDQA
- the hcrB_1 gene encoding 4-hydroxybenzoyl-CoA reductase subunit beta; amino-acid sequence: MRAFSYEKPTDVAAAAARAAEVEGAKFLAGGTNLLDLMKLEIETPVHLIDVNGLGLDEITETQDGGLRIGTLVSNTALSADARIRRDYPLLTRAIAAGASGQLRNKATTGGNLLQRTRCPYFYDTAMPCNKRVPGSGCGALTEGAFSRQLGVIGTSDACIATHPSDMAVAMRALDAVVETVTPNGMTRQIALEDFHLLPGDTPEQENALMPGELITHVALPAPVGGTQSYHKVRDRASYAFALVSVALIRQADGTGRVALGGVAPKPWRRPEADAELPNGARAVIARLLEGASPTEENAFKITLAERTLAAMLKEA